A single genomic interval of Zingiber officinale cultivar Zhangliang chromosome 4A, Zo_v1.1, whole genome shotgun sequence harbors:
- the LOC121969539 gene encoding prosaposin-like produces the protein MASREWFFLVLIFVIGWENADARSFAKIEVLITEIDLELPENPIRAFTEVKRNEQLCTVCENFTAQAIQYLSKNKTQTEIIETLHQACSEWKPFEEQCLLLVDYYSALFFAEISKIHPEDFCTKFNLCEQMLSVSLLKSENSCSVCRNVMAQVLVKLKDPDTQFEVIKMLLKECNQMEQYVQQCKRLVLQYGPLILVNGEKFLEDTDVCVAIHACKTDKAELVNDAVSEVRSLAVSM, from the exons ATGGCTTCAAGAGAGTGGTTCTTCCTTGTTCTTATTTTTGTTATTGGCTGGGAAAATGCTGATGCTAGAAGTTTTGCCAAAATTGAAGTTTTGA TAACAGAAATTGACCTTGAATTACCTGAAAACCCAATCAGAGCATTTACAGAAGTCAAGAGAAATGAACAATTGTGCACAGTGTGCGAGAACTTTACTGCACAGGCCATTCAGTATCTCAGCAAAAATAAAACTCAAACTGAGATAATTGAGACCCTTCATCAAGCGTGTTCTGAGTGGAAACCGTTTGAGGAGCAG TGTCTTCTGCTAGTGGACTACTATTCGGCACTTTTCTTTGCTGAGATATCTAAGATACATCCAGAGGACTTTTGCACGAAGTTCAATCTTTGTGAGCAGATGCTTTCTGTTAGTCTACTAAAAAGTGAAAATTCTTGCTCCGTTTGTCGCAATGTCATGGCCCAAGTACTAGTTAAGCTGAAAGATCCTGACACACAG TTTGAGGTAATCAAGATGCTTCTGAAGGAATGCAACCAGATGGAACAATATGTCCAACAG TGTAAGAGGCTGGTGCTCCAGTATGGCCCTTTGATCCTTGTCAATGGCGAAAAGTTTCTAGAGGACACAGATGTTTGCGTTGCCATTCATGCATGCAAGACTGACAAAGCTGAACTCGTCAATGACGCTGTCTCAGAAGTGCGATCTCTAGCCGTCTCAATGTAG
- the LOC121969538 gene encoding probable serine/threonine-protein kinase WNK5 isoform X2 has protein sequence MLEARRWERERRSPERSLTAGNGYVEVDPSGRYGRFDEVLGKGATKTVYKAFDELNGTEVAWNQAKLCIVMQSPEALQRMYSEVHLLSSLSHESIIRFHASWVDIQHRTLNFITEMFTSGTLREYRQTYPRVDIRAIKSWARQILHGLVYLHGHDPPVIHRDIKCDNIFVNGHLGQVKIGDLGLAAVLRRHQSAHSVIGTPEFMAPELYEEEYNELVDIYSYGMCMVEMLTAECPYSECCNPAQIYKKVTSLPEAFYRIQDPEAKRFISRCLENVANRSSAKELLLDPFLALDDHHGPPLTLKNTPAHVADQDSILHDHKKNLNSSDQVDDIVDCTIKRTDMSITGKMNPEGDTIFLKVQIADKEGHVRNIYFPFDVVSDTPMNVANEMVKELEITDREPLEIADMIAQEISILVPDWKESASGGNDLHHAYNYVDDAEDGCNHPFYNIASPTSSQGSVFGTGQREGWFQGGLFSDDDDMSSTHSGKYSCMNYTSSNEQESEMSFHQSNHEAKEDAALTRELEKKCSVGQPESSSSRTSCAPKGSTADSRRLTRNCSMVDMRSQLLHRNLVEHLKKRLFKTVGAVEQIGFQNPLNGSRKATSSSRGGGGEYRKQKPGFTWARS, from the exons ATGTTGGAGGCACGCCGCTGGGAGAGGGAGCGCAGAAGCCCCGAGAGGAGCCTCACCGCCGGTAATGGTTACGTGGAGGTCGATCCCTCCGGCCGCTATGGACGC TTTGATGAAGTGCTCGGGAAAGGAGCAACCAAGACTGT ATACAAGGCATTTGATGAGTTAAATGGCACGGAGGTGGCCTGGAACCAGGCCAAGCTCTGCATCGTGATGCAGTCGCCGGAGGCGCTGCAGCGGATGTACTCGGAGGTGCACCTGCTCAGCTCCCTTAGCCATGAATCCATCATCCGATTCCACGCCTCGTGGGTCGACATCCAGCACCGGACTCTCAACTTCATCACTGAGATGTTCACCTCCGGTACCCTCCGAGA GTACCGGCAGACGTATCCACGAGTCGACATCAGAGCCATCAAGAGCTGGGCGCGCCAAATCCTGCATGGTCTCGTCTACTTGCACGGCCACGATCCCCCGGTGATCCACAGGGACATCAAGTGCGACAATATCTTCGTCAACGGCCATCTCGGGCAAGTCAAGATCGGCGATCTCGGCCTCGCTGCCGTCCTCCGCCGCCACCAGTCCGCGCACAGCGTCATCGGTACTCCCGAGTTCATGGCGCCGGAGCTTTACGAGGAAGAGTACAACGAGCTTGTCGATATCTATTCCTACGGCATGTGCATGGTTGAGATGCTCACAGCCGAATGCCCTTACAGCGAGTGCTGCAATCCAGCTCAGATCTACAAGAAAGTTACTTCG TTGCCTGAAGCATTCTATCGCATACAAGATCCGGAGGCGAAGCGATTCATCAGTAGGTGTTTAGAAAACGTGGCGAACAGATCATCGGCGAAGGAGCTACTTCTTGATCCTTTTCTTGCACTGGATGATCATCATGGTCCGCCATTGACACTGAAGAACACCCCTGCTCACGTGGCTGATCAGGACTCCATTTTGCATGATCACAAGAAGAACTTGAACTCGTCTGATCAGGTTGACGACATTGTCGATTGCACGATCAAGAGAACTGATATGAGTATCACCGGGAAGATGAACCCCGAGGGCGATACGATCTTTCTCAAAGTTCAAATTGCTGACAAAGAAG GCCACGTGAGGAACATCTACTTCCCCTTCGATGTCGTGAGCGATACACCGATGAATGTGGCGAATGAAATGGTGAAGGAGCTCGAGATTACGGATCGAGAGCCTTTGGAGATTGCGGATATGATAGCTCAGGAGATATCGATTCTGGTGCCGGATTGGAAGGAAAGTGCTAGCGGAGGCAATGACCTTCACCATGCCTATAACTATGTGGATGATGCTGAGGATGGCTGCAATCACCCATTTTACAATATCGCATCGCCGACTTCCTCCCAAGGCTCTGTGTTTGGAACAGGGCAAAGAGAAGGGTGGTTTCAAG GTGGTTTGTTTTCTGATGACGACGACATGAGCTCCACTCACTCAGGCAAGTATTCTTGCATGAATTACACCTCGAGCAACGAGCAAGAAAGCGAAATGAGCTTCCACCAGAGCAATCACGAGGCGAAAGAAGATGCCGCACTGACGAGGGAGCTCGAGAAGAAGTGCAGCGTAGGACAACCGGAGTCTTCCTCCTCAAGGACCTCTTGTGCTCCAAAGGGAAGCACTGCAGATAGCCGGAGGTTGACGCGAAACTGCTCGATGGTCGACATGCGAAGTCAGCTACTTCATCGGAATCTCGTGGAGCATTTGAAGAAGAGGCTGTTTAAGACCGTCGGCGCGGTGGAGCAGATTGGGTTTCAGAACCCATTGAATGGCTCTCGCAAGGCAACTTCATCCTCtaggggaggaggaggagagtacAGGAAACAAAAGCCAGGGTTTACATGGGCAAGAAGTTGA
- the LOC121969538 gene encoding probable serine/threonine-protein kinase WNK5 isoform X1, which translates to MLEARRWERERRSPERSLTAGNGYVEVDPSGRYGRFDEVLGKGATKTVYKAFDELNGTEVAWNQAKLCIVMQSPEALQRMYSEVHLLSSLSHESIIRFHASWVDIQHRTLNFITEMFTSGTLREYRQTYPRVDIRAIKSWARQILHGLVYLHGHDPPVIHRDIKCDNIFVNGHLGQVKIGDLGLAAVLRRHQSAHSVIGTPEFMAPELYEEEYNELVDIYSYGMCMVEMLTAECPYSECCNPAQIYKKVTSGKLPEAFYRIQDPEAKRFISRCLENVANRSSAKELLLDPFLALDDHHGPPLTLKNTPAHVADQDSILHDHKKNLNSSDQVDDIVDCTIKRTDMSITGKMNPEGDTIFLKVQIADKEGHVRNIYFPFDVVSDTPMNVANEMVKELEITDREPLEIADMIAQEISILVPDWKESASGGNDLHHAYNYVDDAEDGCNHPFYNIASPTSSQGSVFGTGQREGWFQGGLFSDDDDMSSTHSGKYSCMNYTSSNEQESEMSFHQSNHEAKEDAALTRELEKKCSVGQPESSSSRTSCAPKGSTADSRRLTRNCSMVDMRSQLLHRNLVEHLKKRLFKTVGAVEQIGFQNPLNGSRKATSSSRGGGGEYRKQKPGFTWARS; encoded by the exons ATGTTGGAGGCACGCCGCTGGGAGAGGGAGCGCAGAAGCCCCGAGAGGAGCCTCACCGCCGGTAATGGTTACGTGGAGGTCGATCCCTCCGGCCGCTATGGACGC TTTGATGAAGTGCTCGGGAAAGGAGCAACCAAGACTGT ATACAAGGCATTTGATGAGTTAAATGGCACGGAGGTGGCCTGGAACCAGGCCAAGCTCTGCATCGTGATGCAGTCGCCGGAGGCGCTGCAGCGGATGTACTCGGAGGTGCACCTGCTCAGCTCCCTTAGCCATGAATCCATCATCCGATTCCACGCCTCGTGGGTCGACATCCAGCACCGGACTCTCAACTTCATCACTGAGATGTTCACCTCCGGTACCCTCCGAGA GTACCGGCAGACGTATCCACGAGTCGACATCAGAGCCATCAAGAGCTGGGCGCGCCAAATCCTGCATGGTCTCGTCTACTTGCACGGCCACGATCCCCCGGTGATCCACAGGGACATCAAGTGCGACAATATCTTCGTCAACGGCCATCTCGGGCAAGTCAAGATCGGCGATCTCGGCCTCGCTGCCGTCCTCCGCCGCCACCAGTCCGCGCACAGCGTCATCGGTACTCCCGAGTTCATGGCGCCGGAGCTTTACGAGGAAGAGTACAACGAGCTTGTCGATATCTATTCCTACGGCATGTGCATGGTTGAGATGCTCACAGCCGAATGCCCTTACAGCGAGTGCTGCAATCCAGCTCAGATCTACAAGAAAGTTACTTCG GGGAAGTTGCCTGAAGCATTCTATCGCATACAAGATCCGGAGGCGAAGCGATTCATCAGTAGGTGTTTAGAAAACGTGGCGAACAGATCATCGGCGAAGGAGCTACTTCTTGATCCTTTTCTTGCACTGGATGATCATCATGGTCCGCCATTGACACTGAAGAACACCCCTGCTCACGTGGCTGATCAGGACTCCATTTTGCATGATCACAAGAAGAACTTGAACTCGTCTGATCAGGTTGACGACATTGTCGATTGCACGATCAAGAGAACTGATATGAGTATCACCGGGAAGATGAACCCCGAGGGCGATACGATCTTTCTCAAAGTTCAAATTGCTGACAAAGAAG GCCACGTGAGGAACATCTACTTCCCCTTCGATGTCGTGAGCGATACACCGATGAATGTGGCGAATGAAATGGTGAAGGAGCTCGAGATTACGGATCGAGAGCCTTTGGAGATTGCGGATATGATAGCTCAGGAGATATCGATTCTGGTGCCGGATTGGAAGGAAAGTGCTAGCGGAGGCAATGACCTTCACCATGCCTATAACTATGTGGATGATGCTGAGGATGGCTGCAATCACCCATTTTACAATATCGCATCGCCGACTTCCTCCCAAGGCTCTGTGTTTGGAACAGGGCAAAGAGAAGGGTGGTTTCAAG GTGGTTTGTTTTCTGATGACGACGACATGAGCTCCACTCACTCAGGCAAGTATTCTTGCATGAATTACACCTCGAGCAACGAGCAAGAAAGCGAAATGAGCTTCCACCAGAGCAATCACGAGGCGAAAGAAGATGCCGCACTGACGAGGGAGCTCGAGAAGAAGTGCAGCGTAGGACAACCGGAGTCTTCCTCCTCAAGGACCTCTTGTGCTCCAAAGGGAAGCACTGCAGATAGCCGGAGGTTGACGCGAAACTGCTCGATGGTCGACATGCGAAGTCAGCTACTTCATCGGAATCTCGTGGAGCATTTGAAGAAGAGGCTGTTTAAGACCGTCGGCGCGGTGGAGCAGATTGGGTTTCAGAACCCATTGAATGGCTCTCGCAAGGCAACTTCATCCTCtaggggaggaggaggagagtacAGGAAACAAAAGCCAGGGTTTACATGGGCAAGAAGTTGA